In Drosophila santomea strain STO CAGO 1482 chromosome 3L, Prin_Dsan_1.1, whole genome shotgun sequence, a single window of DNA contains:
- the LOC120450100 gene encoding acyl-coenzyme A thioesterase 13, with product MGTRKKGLEFAKHITEIITKSTGFESHLQKVKIVDGGDGACTAELKVDKDHVNLYKFMHGGYIMTLVDMITTYALMSKPCHPGVSVDLSVNFLNGAKLGDDVVIEANLSKVGKYLAFIDCTLKHKKDDTVIAKGTHLKYIKFD from the exons ATGGGAACCCGCAAAAAAGGACTTGAATTCGCCAAACACATCACCGAGATTATCACCAAATCAACGGGCTTTGAAAGTCACCTACAGAAG GTCAAGATCGTGGACGGCGGCGATGGAGCCTGCACTGCTGAGCTGAAGGTGGACAAGGATCATGTGAACTTGTACAAGTTCATGCACGGCGGCTATATCATGACCCTGGTGGACATGATAACCACCTACGCCCTGATGTCCAAGCCATGTCATCCCGGCGTTTCCGTAGATCTCAGCGTGAACTTTCTGAACGGCGCCAAACTGGGTGACGATGTGGTGATTGAGGCCAACCTGTCCAAGGTGGGCAAGTACCTCGCCTTCATCGATTGCACCCTGAAGCACAAGAAGGACGACACGGTGATAGCCAAGGGCACGCATCTGAAGTACATCAAGTTCGACTAG
- the LOC120450098 gene encoding acyl-coenzyme A thioesterase 13, whose product MAAKKLGMDFVKQMSEYASGSNGFDRVLRMIKITGGGDGRAIGEFTVASEHLNRQGTLHGGLTATIVDNCTTYALMSKGSHPGVTANLNVSYIAAAKPGEIIEIDCHTVRAGKKMAYLDCILRRKSDGKIIAKGGQVKYIQFDKEKLDF is encoded by the exons ATGGCGGCCAAGAAACTGGGAATG GACTTTGTGAAGCAGATGTCCGAGTACGCCAGCGGGTCCAATGGATTTGACCGGGTTTTGCGAATG ATTAAAATCACAGGCGGTGGTGATGGTCGCGCAATAGGAGAGTTCACTGTGGCCAGTGAGCACCTGAATCGCCAAGGAACTTTGCATGGCGGTCTCACGGCGACAATTGTTGATAATTGTACCACGTACGCCCTGATGTCAAAAG GCTCCCATCCCGGAGTTACGGCCAACCTGAATGTGAGCTATATTGCAGCAGCGAAACCTGGCGAAATTATAGAAATTGATTGTCATACTGTGCGGGCCGGCAAGAAAATGGCCTATTTGGATTGCATTCTGCGGCGCAAGTCCGACGGAAAGATAATTGCGAAGGGCGGACAGGTCAAGTACATTCAGTTCGACAAGGAAAAGCTGGATTTCTAA